CGTCTAAACTACGATCGATATCTTTGATCAGATTGAGACATTTAAAATTAAATCCTAACAACTATGGCAGTGACTCTGGAATCTTGAGAAGTCATATAATGATACAGTGGAGTCATAAATTGTGACTAAGTGACCAACCATTTAATACGTACGCACAATAGGGGGGAGGGGAGGCCTGAAAATGCTTATATTATAAGCGTACGTGGCTCTGTGGCGTAGAGGggatggagggagggagggggtggGTACATGGCTCTGTGGCGTAGAGGggatggagggagggagggggtggGTACGTGGCTCTGTGGCGTAGAGGggatggagggagggagggggtggGTACGTGGCTCTGTGGCGTAGAGGggatggagggagggagggggtggGTATGTGGCTCTATGGCGTACAGGGGATGGAGGGAGGGGGGAGGTACGTGGCTCTGTGGCGTACAGGGGATGGATGGAGGAAGGGGGTGGGTACGTGGCTCTGTGGCGTACAGGGGATGGAGGGAGGGGGGAGGTACGTGGCTCTGTGGCGTACAGGggatggagggagggagggggtggGTACGTGGCTCTGAGGCGTACAGGGGATTGAGGGGGATTGAGGGAAGGGTAACACACCTAATAATCATTTTGCACTCTATTATTGACCATTCATTTTATTGAGTTTTGCGTACAGACTAAATGGAGGTCCCTAAAGAGTCTCGAGGAACCAGGTCTAATATTGATAGTTGTGTTGTTTACTGAGCGGTGGAGTAGGTGACCGAACGACCAtcatctgctgctgctgctgctgttgatttTGCTCGTCGAGATTCCGTCTCAAACGTCCCGTTAAATTCAACAGATCGATTGTCGCCGAGTGACTCTCCACGATTTCCATCGTCAACAAATCATCGACGGTCGTCGTCGTGGTTACCGTTTCCATGCCGATATCGGTGTCGTTGTAAGCGATGTTGTTGTACCCGTCGTTTGGTTGTTTTCCGACGTCTAAACGATAGTTGCTATTGACGAGATATTGACTGTGTTGTTCGCGGCAGTGTTTGCGCACGAGACCCTCGGTGTCGAACGAGACGAGACGCCCGGTGAGCTGGTAACACACGCAGCACGAGAACAGCTGCGTCGCGTGGTGCGTCGAGATGTGTCGAACCATCGCCGTCTGCGAGTTACACGAGAACGGCATCTCCAGATTCTCGTTAATACACAACGTGCATAGCAACGGTTCCTCCTGGTTGCTAACCGCGTACAATCTAATTTCGGCGGGCGTCGTATCGGGGACGTGTATCTCCGTGGCGACATCCTCGACGGCGGCCACCTCCGACGGCGTAGTGGCCGTCTCGGGATGAACGGCGACCGCCGGCGTCGTGATCACGTGAGCGGCTGCCGATTCGATGATTCGTTTGCGATTCTTACTGCGATCGCGACACGAACGTATACGCGTGCGTAATTGTTGCTTCGTCATGGCGATACCGGTGTAATTGTTACGTTTCATCAGATGCGCGTATTTCTTATAAATCTGTTTCGACGAAGCGGCCTGCGACACGACCAGCCGGTCGAGGTCGTCTTTAAACGACTGCGACAGACGTTTAGTCGGCTGCACCGCCTCCTCCTGGTGGTAGTTCGCGTTATTAACGCCCTCGTACATCTtccattttttcatgtcgCTGAAATCGATAATGAGAAACATCGACCAGGCACATTCGAAATGCTCGTGGTAGAAATTcactttcatttttttcgttttctcCATATACGCCGGACGTTGGCGCTTGTATTTACAGTAGTAGTTATGACACGAATTGCAGACTTTGTGCCCGAATAATTTATACCAGTGTCGCGTGTTCGTCGCGCGGCAGTTCGTACACGCTACGTCACCGCGTTGAAGATCGAGCCCGCAGCCCGAACAGTTCTGCACGTCTAAACTACGATCGATATCTTTGATCAGATTGAGACATTTCGCGCGACATTGATCGGACTTTCCGGCGCAGGTTATCTGTAACGTGACGGCGCGTCCTTTACGCGTTGTAGTGTCACCCGCGTCGTCCTGTAACGCGTAGACGTCGTCGAATCGATGGCTGCGACCCCAGTTTTTATTGTAATACGTCGATATTCCGGCCTGCAGATTATCGGGGCTGATCGCGACGATGCCTTTTTCGAAATTATAACGCTTTTTAAAATCGAAACGAAACCCGTCGAAATACCACTTAGTCGGAGCGCCGACCTCCAGTTCGCCGATGTAGCGCCATCTTTTATTAAATCTATCGATTTTCGACTCGGTCTCAGTCGTCGTCGCCGACTTGGACTTTGTTTTCGCGACGTTATCTTTCGTCGCTGGTATTTTGTAACAATCGCGGAGCCACTGAACGGCTTCGTCCGAAGCGATGAATTGATTAATATCGTCCATGGCGACCGGATCGTCTGAACCGTTCGCCGACGCAAACTTCTTATGAACGACtcgtttattgtgcaacatgAATTCGACGCTTAAATGATCCGATTTCGCGCGAACCGCCGGTTTCCGTAGCAACAACGAATCAACGGTCATGCACTTGTCGACGTCGATATCCAGTCCGGGAAGGTCGTTTTTAGCTTTAACCGCCTGCAGGCAGTCGTCGCTGCCGAGATACGCGTTGATTTTCGCCATGGCGTTTTTGTCGTCGCGACCTGCTCGACTACACGGAAACCACCGAACCAACGTCTCGTAATTATTCTTCATATGCAGCGTCAGTCCGAGCGTACTCCGACGCGACGTCGTCCTCATCCGTACCAACGGCAGTCGTCGTAGCAACGCGCGTAACTCCGGCGGTACGATCAATTCCGACTGATAACTCTTCAACACGCCGCTAGATGGCGCCGGTTTATTGACGACCGTAGCGGACGGACTGGGCGCTTTACGACACTCGACCGTCAGGACTTTTTCTCCGTTTTTTAGCGGTACGACCTCGATGCACAAGTGATCGGTGCCGGGTTCTATTTCGATGCGTTGTTCTCCGATTACGAGGTGGTCGTTGTCGAACGAGATCCCGCCCGACGATTTCAACAACTCCTGCAACTCTTCCGGATCGCTGTGCGTTTTTACCGTCATCGTTTTATCATCGATCACCTGTCATAATTAGAATAACATCAGCGTTCAATAATCAAACCACGGAACAATATATACTATACACTAATGTACAAGAATGTACTGGATTGGTAACAGAAGCTGGGTAATGATTGAGTGACAGCGCTTTGAGCATTCATTGGAAAGGCGCTATATAAGcactaattatcattattattacacTACGTTTATGAGGGTCAACCCACGATATACCGTCCACATCTCGGTGCAGAAttattttggcggtatagagagtatggtggtatatcgggggtgttttactatgtatttgaatagagatgtacattgagaaaacttGGCTgtaggcgggggtggcggtaaatgggagggcggtatatcgagggtgttttactatgtatttgaatagagatgtacattgagaaaacttGGCTgtaggcgggggtggcggtaaatgggagggcggtatatcgagggtgttttactatgtatttgaatagagatgtacattgagaaaacctggcggtaggcgggggtggtggtatatgggagggtggtatatcgggggtgttttactatgtatttgtgtagagatgtacattgagaaaacctggtggTAGGCGGGAGTGGCGGTAAATGGGAGGGTGGTATattgggggtgttttactGTGTATTTGAATAGAGATGTACATGACGATGATGTACAGAAAACTTGGCAGTAGGCGGGGGTgtcggtatatcgggggttgactgtagaaTGTTGCTGCTGAATACAACTGATGCATCAGGCGGAATGCCCGAGCGTACGTCGACCCGTTAATGAAGGCAGAGAATGATTGAATAGTCATTATCTTAAACTATAGCGGTGTATAAAAAACATGTTAATCAATCtcttgaaattttcaaattatctccagcactttgcaggtattatcaaaaatacgtACTTTTGGTATTATGGGAATGAAAGTCAGCATTGAAAGGGTATTCAAGGCAAAATTTATTAAACAACGATATCAATTAATCATTACCTCTTCGGtttcctcctctctctctattacatatttcacCTCCTGTTGCTCCGGTGCAGCTGCCAATTGTTTGCTCGCGCTCATTTCAATCGACGGCCATTTATACTTGCTTTTACCAGCTCCGCCACCAGTGGCGCCCTCGTCGTCGTCTTGTGGCGCGAAATCGCTATCGATATTCTGTTTAATCTCGTCCGCTAACTGGTGAAATTTTCGTTTCTTGGAAACGACGATTTTGTTTTTCGACGACGTGGTTTTGCCACCGCCGCGTTTGGAAGAAGATTTTGAAACGACCGAACAGTCGGGAGTCTTCGAGCTGAGCATCGGAATTGATGAGGACGGCTCCTGCGTCGGAGCATTCCCGGATATACGCGCTACGGCCCGTTGTATCGAGTTTTCTATCGCCGCAGTCGCTTGCTGCTGCTGTGCGGGCACTGTCgtaggaaaaaaattaaatacattattcaggGCTTCATGTAAGCACTCAAAGGGGGGGGGTACATGATCACCCAGAATCTAGGCCGAGCGCTTGGTTTACAGTAAGGCTAATTATTAAGACTCAGCTAAACGAGAAACTTATGAcacacaccagatggcgcaacaataCACAGTTAATTTTGTACAGGTTCCCTGATCGACGCGATTTGAGGTGTTTTAAAGATTAGCCTAAGCGAAATATCCCCAAAAATTTCATGTCACATGAAATCGATAAATAGACTGATTAGTCATGTTTTGCTTACCGGGGGTAATTTTCAACGTGCCCTTTTTAATCATCTCTTCGAACTGTTTGACGGTCAGCGAGGTTTTCAAAACCTTAACGCCGGTGATCGGCAGATTAGCAGTCGTCGGGTTGACGACAGTCGATGGCGGTTTAGTCTCGGCCATCGTTGTATTTACCCTGAAAAAACATGGATTAAATTCAGCAAattttttatcagaaaatatttttgaaaaaattcaatgtcGATTGCGAATAGAGGGTTAAAACATAGTCGGCGCATGCGCACTGAACAAAACGAAGTTAGTTGCATGAATGCGAAGTGAAAAATGgcgaatgtaaaaatttttgCGAAATTGAACGCGCGTTTGACTGATTGC
This genomic interval from Tubulanus polymorphus chromosome 8, tnTubPoly1.2, whole genome shotgun sequence contains the following:
- the LOC141909621 gene encoding uncharacterized protein LOC141909621 — translated: MAETKPPSTVVNPTTANLPITGVKVLKTSLTVKQFEEMIKKGTLKITPVPAQQQQATAAIENSIQRAVARISGNAPTQEPSSSIPMLSSKTPDCSVVSKSSSKRGGGKTTSSKNKIVVSKKRKFHQLADEIKQNIDSDFAPQDDDEGATGGGAGKSKYKWPSIEMSASKQLAAAPEQQEVKYVIEREEETEEVIDDKTMTVKTHSDPEELQELLKSSGGISFDNDHLVIGEQRIEIEPGTDHLCIEVVPLKNGEKVLTVECRKAPSPSATVVNKPAPSSGVLKSYQSELIVPPELRALLRRLPLVRMRTTSRRSTLGLTLHMKNNYETLVRWFPCSRAGRDDKNAMAKINAYLGSDDCLQAVKAKNDLPGLDIDVDKCMTVDSLLLRKPAVRAKSDHLSVEFMLHNKRVVHKKFASANGSDDPVAMDDINQFIASDEAVQWLRDCYKIPATKDNVAKTKSKSATTTETESKIDRFNKRWRYIGELEVGAPTKWYFDGFRFDFKKRYNFEKGIVAISPDNLQAGISTYYNKNWGRSHRFDDVYALQDDAGDTTTRKGRAVTLQITCAGKSDQCRAKCLNLIKDIDRSLDVQNCSGCGLDLQRGDVACTNCRATNTRHWYKLFGHKVCNSCHNYYCKYKRQRPAYMEKTKKMKVNFYHEHFECAWSMFLIIDFSDMKKWKMYEGVNNANYHQEEAVQPTKRLSQSFKDDLDRLVVSQAASSKQIYKKYAHLMKRNNYTGIAMTKQQLRTRIRSCRDRSKNRKRIIESAAAHVITTPAVAVHPETATTPSEVAAVEDVATEIHVPDTTPAEIRLYAVSNQEEPLLCTLCINENLEMPFSCNSQTAMVRHISTHHATQLFSCCVCYQLTGRLVSFDTEGLVRKHCREQHSQYLVNSNYRLDVGKQPNDGYNNIAYNDTDIGMETVTTTTTVDDLLTMEIVESHSATIDLLNLTGRLRRNLDEQNQQQQQQQMMVVRSPTPPLSKQHNYQY